The Mycobacterium paragordonae genome includes a region encoding these proteins:
- a CDS encoding NAD-dependent epimerase/dehydratase family protein, whose translation MSARPIAAVTGASGYLGSRISATLESHGWQVVRLVRSPIQGGARECFFSLDAPVSPEVVEILGSTDLLVHAAYDLTLTRQADIWRVNVEGTRRLLQAASDARVRRILVLSSMSAFEGTKQLYGRAKLDIEAMTEEGGGCSVRPGLVYGEDSGGMAGALRKFAGLPVVPLIAGDARLFTVSENDLMTAIAAFASADTLPAGTISVAHPVPVPMRDLMIAFAARGGANCRFVKVPWKPVYGFLRAAEAVGLHLPFRADSLLGLVRGAPHVVNQEILAGMGMVVHEFASPTS comes from the coding sequence GTGAGCGCGCGGCCGATCGCCGCTGTCACGGGCGCTTCCGGCTATCTCGGGTCACGAATTTCTGCGACCTTGGAATCCCACGGTTGGCAGGTCGTCAGGCTTGTCCGCTCACCCATTCAGGGCGGGGCGCGGGAATGTTTTTTTAGTCTCGACGCCCCCGTCAGCCCGGAGGTCGTCGAAATCCTGGGTTCGACCGACTTGCTTGTGCACGCCGCCTACGACTTGACACTGACTCGCCAGGCCGATATTTGGCGAGTAAACGTGGAGGGCACCCGCCGCCTTCTGCAGGCTGCAAGTGACGCCCGAGTGCGACGGATCCTGGTCCTGTCGAGCATGTCGGCATTCGAGGGCACCAAACAGCTGTACGGCCGGGCGAAGCTGGATATCGAAGCTATGACCGAAGAGGGTGGGGGCTGCAGCGTGCGGCCAGGTCTGGTTTACGGAGAGGACTCCGGCGGGATGGCTGGTGCCCTCCGTAAGTTCGCGGGTCTCCCAGTCGTACCTTTGATCGCCGGGGATGCACGACTCTTCACCGTAAGCGAGAACGATCTAATGACGGCAATCGCGGCGTTTGCCAGCGCCGACACCCTGCCGGCTGGGACAATCTCAGTGGCGCATCCGGTCCCAGTGCCGATGCGCGACTTGATGATAGCGTTTGCCGCACGAGGGGGAGCCAATTGTCGGTTCGTCAAGGTTCCGTGGAAGCCTGTCTACGGCTTCCTGCGGGCGGCAGAGGCTGTCGGCCTACACCTGCCGTTTCGTGCGGATTCACTTCTTGGGCTCGTTCGCGGTGCGCCGCATGTAGTGAATCAGGAGATCTTGGCCGGGATGGGGATGGTCGTTCATGAGTTTGCTTCCCCAACGAGCTGA
- a CDS encoding lipopolysaccharide biosynthesis protein: MADTAMTSAVGYLFWLVAAHLYNPTEIGLAVAVISASTVVMLVSWIGVGGALIQSLPGESDETGWSATFWTGMATAVIFAVVGSGIALGVLPLFSPKLTLLRSIGYAAVFVVGTVALAAGATLDWVYIAERRAKDMFSRNAIASAVKVVMLGVLALTVGPGALRLLGAWCFASVFGLGLGAILLVRYRRVVRLPAFSVLRRTASRLRARVTGNQVIGIATGVLPYLLPLLVTVRLSTSDNAYFYTAWMLAGLLRSIAPAVSMSLFAEGVHRPNEVGAMARSAAKIIGVLLAPILVAILAVGGILLSTLGQAYADHATDLLRIIALASIPDAVTCVYASMLRAQGKLATVAFLYVGIGCGTLIMCWLLLPLLGIEAVGWALMAVQLCACIYVALHWLNQRSPNIIRLS, encoded by the coding sequence ATGGCCGATACAGCGATGACCTCGGCAGTTGGTTACCTCTTCTGGCTAGTGGCAGCGCATCTGTACAACCCGACGGAGATTGGGTTAGCTGTCGCGGTCATCTCGGCTAGCACAGTTGTGATGCTGGTTTCTTGGATAGGCGTGGGCGGCGCTCTCATTCAGTCGCTTCCGGGAGAATCCGACGAGACGGGCTGGTCTGCAACGTTCTGGACTGGAATGGCGACGGCGGTGATATTCGCTGTGGTGGGGAGCGGGATTGCCCTGGGGGTGCTGCCCCTGTTTTCTCCTAAGTTGACCCTTTTGCGCAGCATTGGATACGCGGCTGTGTTCGTCGTTGGCACAGTCGCCTTAGCAGCAGGCGCCACCCTTGACTGGGTCTACATCGCAGAACGCAGAGCCAAAGACATGTTCAGCCGCAACGCGATCGCATCCGCGGTCAAAGTGGTGATGCTTGGAGTACTGGCATTGACCGTTGGGCCGGGCGCCCTGCGGCTTCTTGGGGCGTGGTGTTTTGCGTCTGTGTTTGGTTTGGGCCTCGGTGCGATACTGCTCGTCCGCTACAGAAGGGTAGTGCGGCTCCCAGCATTCTCGGTCCTTCGCCGCACTGCCAGTCGTCTTCGCGCTCGGGTGACCGGCAACCAAGTAATCGGCATTGCAACCGGGGTTTTGCCATACTTGCTCCCGTTACTCGTAACCGTGCGTCTGTCGACAAGCGACAATGCATACTTCTATACGGCATGGATGTTGGCGGGTCTCCTTCGCAGCATCGCACCTGCCGTCTCCATGTCGCTGTTCGCCGAGGGGGTGCACAGGCCAAATGAGGTCGGTGCGATGGCTCGGTCGGCGGCCAAGATCATCGGAGTGCTGCTTGCGCCCATATTGGTCGCCATTCTTGCCGTGGGAGGTATTTTGCTGTCCACCTTGGGGCAGGCCTATGCGGATCACGCGACCGATCTACTGCGCATAATTGCGTTGGCGTCGATCCCTGACGCAGTGACCTGTGTCTACGCAAGCATGCTTCGGGCACAGGGGAAGCTTGCGACTGTCGCCTTCCTGTACGTCGGCATCGGTTGCGGTACCTTGATAATGTGTTGGCTTCTGCTTCCGCTACTGGGAATTGAAGCGGTGGGTTGGGCGTTGATGGCTGTGCAACTCTGCGCCTGCATCTACGTCGCCCTCCACTGGCTTAACCAGAGGTCGCCCAATATAATAAGGTTGTCCTGA
- a CDS encoding glycosyltransferase family 4 protein, whose protein sequence is MKVALDHQVFSFQRYGGVSRYFCELAGRLHSHGASEVSVVAPLYVNDYLAHGCAHQFAHGRFVPHTFGGIPVVPVVNRIAAPLAWRQIRPDIIHETYFALSPVGNARRRVVTIHDMINELFAEQFSFAKRVTAAKRAAVNRADHVICVSENTRRDLVRLFGVDPARTSVIHLGYSITAEADINISDFGRRRPILLYVGDRSVKYKNFAALLQAYSRSHILRGFDLVAFGGGPFRPNELKQIMQLGINDRVRVECGSDQELAEHYRTATAFVYPSMYEGFGLPPLEAMSHGCPVVCSNGGSIPEIVGEAAVYFDPNNLEELRVTMERVATTEALQADLRSRGYDRIAAFSWDKCAAATAQVYRELM, encoded by the coding sequence GTGAAAGTCGCTCTCGATCATCAGGTCTTCTCCTTTCAGAGATACGGTGGCGTTTCGCGCTACTTCTGCGAATTGGCTGGCCGCCTGCACAGCCACGGTGCGTCGGAAGTATCCGTCGTGGCTCCGTTGTACGTTAACGATTATTTAGCCCACGGCTGTGCCCACCAGTTTGCCCACGGTAGATTCGTGCCGCACACATTCGGGGGCATTCCGGTCGTCCCTGTTGTGAACCGAATCGCCGCACCGCTGGCGTGGCGGCAGATCAGACCCGATATCATTCATGAAACCTACTTCGCCCTCAGTCCTGTCGGTAACGCTCGACGCCGTGTAGTAACGATCCACGACATGATCAATGAACTGTTTGCGGAACAGTTTTCATTCGCTAAGCGCGTAACCGCAGCCAAACGCGCAGCTGTTAATCGCGCCGATCACGTCATCTGCGTTTCTGAGAACACCAGACGCGACCTCGTGCGTCTCTTCGGCGTAGATCCGGCACGAACGAGCGTTATTCACCTCGGGTATTCAATAACAGCGGAAGCGGACATTAACATTTCCGATTTTGGGAGACGTAGGCCCATCCTCCTCTATGTCGGCGATCGCAGCGTGAAGTACAAGAACTTCGCTGCCCTACTGCAGGCCTATTCCAGATCGCATATATTGAGAGGATTTGACTTGGTAGCATTCGGCGGAGGCCCATTTCGCCCCAACGAACTAAAACAAATTATGCAACTGGGCATCAACGACCGCGTACGCGTCGAGTGCGGATCAGACCAGGAGCTTGCGGAACACTACAGGACAGCTACCGCCTTCGTCTATCCGTCGATGTATGAGGGTTTCGGACTGCCTCCGCTCGAAGCTATGAGCCATGGCTGCCCTGTTGTATGTAGTAATGGTGGCTCCATTCCGGAAATAGTTGGAGAAGCGGCCGTCTATTTCGATCCCAATAATCTTGAGGAACTAAGGGTGACAATGGAACGCGTCGCCACAACTGAGGCACTGCAGGCAGATCTCCGATCGCGCGGATACGATCGGATCGCCGCGTTCTCATGGGACAAGTGCGCAGCGGCGACTGCGCAGGTCTATCGCGAATTGATGTGA
- the gmd gene encoding GDP-mannose 4,6-dehydratase, with the protein MKRALITGITGQDGSYLAELLLQKGYEVHGLIRRASTFNTARIDHLYVDPHQPKARLFLHYGDLTDGTRLVTLLSTIDPDEVYNLAAQSHVRVSFDEPVHTGDTTGMGSIRLLEAVRLSQVGCRFYQASSSEMFGASPPPQDEQTPFYPRSPYGAAKVYSYWATRNYREAYGLFAVNGILFNHESPRRGETFVTRKITRAVARIKAGIESEVYLGNLDAVRDWGYAPEYVEGMWRMLQAPAPEDFVLATGHGYTVRDFAQTAFEHAGLDWQQHVKFDERYLRPTEVDSLIGDSAKAARLLGWKAAVHTDELARIMVDADIAALECDGTPWVDKPMLPSWS; encoded by the coding sequence TTGAAGCGAGCGCTGATAACAGGGATCACCGGGCAGGACGGCTCATATCTGGCCGAGCTGCTGCTGCAGAAAGGTTATGAAGTCCATGGGCTGATCCGCCGAGCCTCGACGTTCAACACGGCGCGGATCGATCACCTCTACGTGGATCCGCACCAGCCGAAGGCACGCCTGTTTCTTCATTATGGCGACCTCACCGACGGCACTCGCCTGGTGACGTTGCTAAGTACGATCGACCCCGACGAGGTCTATAACCTTGCGGCGCAGTCGCATGTGCGTGTTAGCTTCGACGAACCTGTGCATACTGGCGACACTACGGGGATGGGTTCAATACGGCTGTTAGAGGCCGTTCGTCTGTCTCAGGTGGGCTGCCGCTTCTATCAGGCGTCTTCGTCGGAAATGTTCGGCGCGTCGCCGCCGCCGCAGGATGAGCAGACACCCTTCTATCCGCGCTCGCCGTATGGTGCGGCAAAGGTGTACTCCTACTGGGCAACCCGCAATTATCGAGAAGCTTACGGATTGTTCGCCGTCAACGGCATCTTGTTCAATCACGAATCACCGCGCCGCGGCGAGACTTTCGTGACCCGTAAGATCACCCGAGCTGTCGCGCGGATTAAGGCGGGTATTGAGTCCGAGGTCTACCTCGGCAATCTTGATGCTGTCCGCGACTGGGGGTATGCGCCCGAATATGTCGAGGGTATGTGGCGGATGCTGCAGGCCCCAGCGCCGGAGGACTTCGTGCTGGCGACGGGGCATGGTTACACCGTGCGTGATTTCGCCCAAACCGCTTTCGAGCACGCAGGACTCGATTGGCAACAACATGTGAAATTTGATGAGCGTTATTTGCGTCCGACGGAAGTGGATTCGCTAATTGGCGACTCCGCTAAGGCCGCGCGCTTACTAGGGTGGAAAGCTGCTGTGCATACCGACGAGCTGGCGCGAATCATGGTGGACGCAGACATTGCCGCGTTGGAATGCGATGGCACGCCATGGGTTGACAAGCCAATGCTGCCCAGTTGGAGTTGA
- a CDS encoding GDP-L-fucose synthase family protein: MNATVGALDRGSSVYIAGHRGLVGSALLRRFRADGFTNLVVRSHSELDLTDRDATFDMLLELRPQVVIDAAARVGGIMANNSYPVDFLSENLRIQTNLLDAAVAARVPRLLFLGSSCIYPKYAPQPIAENALLTGPLEPTNDAYAIAKIAGILQVQAVRRQYGLAWISAMPTNLYGPGDNFSPEGSHLLPALIRRYEEAKISGAPEVINWGSGTPRRELLHVDDLANACLFLLEHLDGPTHINVGTGIDHTVSEIARLVAAAVGYAGETCWDSSKPDGTPRKLLDISVLRKAGWQSRISLREGIEATVSWYRANADVARK, encoded by the coding sequence ATGAACGCGACTGTCGGGGCCCTCGACCGAGGATCTTCTGTGTATATTGCCGGGCACAGAGGACTTGTCGGATCGGCTCTGTTGCGCCGGTTCCGGGCCGACGGATTTACCAATCTTGTTGTCCGTTCGCACTCTGAACTCGATCTGACGGATCGTGACGCGACGTTCGACATGCTTCTGGAGTTGCGACCTCAGGTTGTCATCGACGCTGCGGCCCGAGTCGGTGGCATCATGGCGAATAACTCCTACCCTGTCGATTTCCTATCGGAGAACCTTCGGATTCAAACGAATCTGCTGGATGCCGCTGTGGCTGCGCGGGTACCGCGACTGCTGTTCCTTGGTTCGTCGTGCATCTACCCGAAATACGCGCCGCAACCCATCGCCGAAAATGCATTGCTCACCGGCCCCTTGGAGCCGACTAACGACGCCTACGCGATCGCCAAGATCGCCGGCATCCTTCAGGTCCAGGCTGTCAGGCGTCAATACGGTCTGGCGTGGATCTCGGCGATGCCCACCAACTTGTACGGACCCGGCGACAATTTTTCCCCTGAAGGTTCCCATCTTCTACCGGCGCTCATTCGCAGATATGAGGAGGCCAAAATAAGTGGCGCACCAGAGGTGATCAACTGGGGCAGCGGAACGCCGCGGCGTGAACTTCTGCACGTTGACGACCTCGCGAATGCATGTTTATTTCTGCTGGAGCATCTCGACGGCCCAACTCATATTAACGTGGGGACGGGCATAGACCACACCGTCAGCGAGATCGCCCGACTGGTCGCCGCGGCGGTGGGCTATGCGGGCGAAACTTGCTGGGATTCAAGCAAACCCGACGGTACACCACGCAAACTACTCGATATCTCCGTCTTGCGTAAAGCCGGATGGCAATCTCGCATCTCGCTGCGTGAAGGCATCGAAGCTACGGTCTCATGGTATCGCGCAAACGCGGACGTGGCGAGAAAGTGA
- a CDS encoding IS256 family transposase has protein sequence MPARVSPTDRVRAKIDELFASDRELPEILEEVARLGAQLLMQAALEAEITEFLGRERYQRSATAADAQPGARNGYRAATVKTTAGPITLERPKLRGTTAAFASRLFGKHVTKTNALESLVIASFVRGLSVRDVEATLADALGDQAAISKSTVSQICQAIKTEYDTWARRPLGDVVLDYLFLDASFFRMHPGSPAEPILAAWGITTAGKPIFVGLAPGVVESTDAWAGFLTDLTERGLGCPLLVVSDGAAGLIAAIEQIFPTALRQRCLIHRVRNVLAKIPAGMQAEIRDGYWACFDTAEATTEAGPNLVELIDARLDVFAARYAPTYPAAMKILLTDRAGLTAYLRFPPEHQHRIRHSNFIERTFGETRRRTKVIGRFPGETSCVSIAWAVLDRASRGWRGLAMTPAGVRQLQDLRRSLLHPPRQLRPQHAPDSASSTTEAISATA, from the coding sequence GTGCCTGCACGAGTATCGCCGACCGATCGTGTTCGCGCCAAGATCGACGAGTTGTTCGCCTCGGATCGTGAGTTGCCCGAGATCCTGGAGGAGGTGGCACGGCTGGGTGCGCAGTTGCTGATGCAGGCCGCGTTGGAGGCCGAGATTACCGAGTTCTTGGGCCGTGAGCGCTACCAACGCAGCGCCACCGCAGCAGACGCGCAGCCCGGTGCGCGTAACGGTTATCGGGCTGCGACGGTCAAGACCACTGCCGGTCCGATCACCCTGGAGCGGCCCAAGCTGCGCGGCACGACCGCCGCGTTCGCCTCACGGCTGTTCGGCAAGCACGTCACCAAGACCAACGCGCTGGAATCGCTGGTGATCGCTTCGTTCGTGCGCGGGCTGTCGGTGCGCGATGTCGAAGCCACCCTCGCCGATGCGCTGGGTGATCAGGCCGCGATCTCGAAATCGACTGTCTCCCAGATATGTCAAGCCATCAAGACCGAGTACGACACCTGGGCGCGGCGCCCGCTCGGCGATGTGGTGCTCGATTACCTGTTCCTGGATGCCTCCTTCTTCCGGATGCATCCCGGCTCACCAGCCGAGCCGATCCTGGCCGCGTGGGGCATCACCACCGCCGGCAAGCCCATCTTCGTGGGCCTGGCCCCCGGAGTGGTGGAGTCCACCGACGCCTGGGCGGGTTTCCTGACCGATCTCACCGAGCGGGGGCTGGGGTGTCCGCTGCTGGTCGTCTCCGACGGCGCGGCCGGCCTGATCGCGGCGATCGAGCAGATCTTCCCGACCGCGCTGCGTCAACGCTGCCTGATTCACCGAGTCCGCAACGTGCTGGCCAAGATTCCCGCCGGGATGCAGGCCGAGATCCGCGACGGCTACTGGGCCTGCTTCGACACCGCCGAGGCCACCACCGAGGCCGGCCCCAACCTCGTCGAACTCATCGACGCCCGACTGGACGTGTTCGCGGCCCGCTACGCACCCACCTACCCCGCGGCGATGAAGATCCTGCTCACCGACCGCGCGGGCCTGACCGCTTACCTGCGGTTCCCGCCCGAACATCAGCACCGTATTCGGCATTCGAACTTCATCGAACGCACCTTCGGTGAAACCCGCCGCCGCACAAAGGTTATCGGTCGCTTCCCCGGCGAAACCAGCTGTGTCAGCATCGCCTGGGCCGTACTGGACCGCGCATCTCGCGGCTGGCGCGGACTCGCCATGACCCCGGCCGGGGTACGCCAGCTCCAAGACCTACGCCGCAGCCTGCTGCACCCACCCCGACAACTACGGCCCCAGCACGCCCCAGACTCCGCGAGCAGCACCACCGAAGCCATCAGCGCAACGGCGTAA
- a CDS encoding FkbM family methyltransferase: MDLLHRARLIARHAGLDVTRYHLEADWNRNLVNQLESHQVDVVLDVGANSGQYASSLREAKFERRIISFEPLSTPFSVLKKRATKDPFWECRKCALGDMDGTIRVNVAGNAGHASSSVLPMLAGHQEACPEANYIGAEEVPIHRLDSVAPDILQPKDVTFLKIDVQGFERQVLAGGRSTVHHHCVGMQLELSFLPLYEGGMLIREAFDVAYSLGFTLTGLLPGFTDVRNGRMLQADGIFFRNDN; this comes from the coding sequence ATGGATTTGTTGCACCGCGCCCGTCTCATTGCGCGTCACGCGGGACTGGATGTGACTCGATATCATCTTGAGGCGGACTGGAATCGCAATTTAGTGAATCAACTCGAATCGCATCAAGTAGATGTCGTCCTCGACGTTGGCGCTAACTCAGGCCAGTATGCCAGTAGCCTCCGTGAGGCGAAGTTTGAGCGCCGAATCATATCTTTTGAACCCCTATCGACGCCCTTTTCAGTCTTGAAAAAACGGGCTACGAAGGATCCATTTTGGGAATGCCGAAAATGTGCACTGGGTGATATGGACGGGACAATTCGCGTTAACGTTGCAGGCAACGCCGGCCACGCCAGCAGCTCCGTCCTGCCAATGCTGGCGGGCCATCAAGAGGCCTGCCCCGAGGCCAATTATATCGGAGCTGAAGAAGTGCCGATTCATCGACTCGACTCTGTGGCACCCGATATTCTTCAGCCGAAAGATGTGACTTTTCTCAAAATCGATGTTCAAGGTTTTGAAAGACAGGTTCTTGCGGGAGGCAGATCAACGGTGCACCACCATTGTGTCGGCATGCAACTCGAACTATCCTTTCTGCCATTGTACGAGGGCGGGATGCTGATTCGTGAGGCATTTGATGTCGCGTACTCCCTTGGCTTCACGCTGACAGGGTTGTTGCCCGGCTTCACGGATGTGCGTAATGGTCGAATGTTGCAGGCCGACGGCATCTTCTTCCGTAACGACAATTAA
- a CDS encoding glycosyltransferase family 4 protein: MVSANALPVIGGIETHIHEVSTRLGAEGVDVTVVATDRSGDLPLEENFPGYRMQRWPAYPRSRDYYLAPGLARHLLRAEDYDIIHVQGVHNLIAPTALAAARRTRTPSVLTFHTGGHSSPVRGPLRPLQWRLLRPLLRSAAALVAVSEYERRTFAAVLGSADGDIRVIPNGCEPLPVDPSAENPEGSPLLVSAGRLERYKGHHRILQAFPAILAEAPDARLVVAGSGPYEQSLRAMARRLAISDRVSFCTFGPERRAALGKLVADADVFCLLSEYESQGIAVMEALGAGTKALVADTSALSDLGRQGLATTIPLEASPQQIAATALAIAAAPRTSPPAIRSWDDCADQLLRLYREVIA; the protein is encoded by the coding sequence ATGGTCTCTGCGAACGCCTTGCCGGTGATCGGCGGCATTGAAACTCACATCCATGAGGTATCGACCAGACTTGGCGCGGAGGGTGTCGACGTCACGGTAGTAGCAACGGACCGATCGGGGGACCTGCCTCTCGAGGAGAATTTTCCTGGCTACCGCATGCAACGCTGGCCGGCCTATCCACGGTCGCGTGACTATTACCTCGCCCCGGGATTGGCGCGGCACTTGCTGCGCGCTGAGGACTACGACATCATCCACGTACAAGGCGTGCACAACTTGATCGCGCCGACTGCACTCGCGGCAGCAAGGCGAACCCGCACCCCAAGCGTGCTGACGTTTCACACCGGCGGTCACTCTTCACCTGTGAGAGGGCCACTGCGTCCGTTGCAGTGGCGGCTGCTCAGACCACTGCTCCGATCTGCTGCGGCCCTTGTAGCCGTGAGCGAGTACGAACGCCGCACGTTTGCTGCGGTTCTCGGCTCGGCCGACGGGGACATCCGGGTTATTCCAAACGGATGCGAGCCGCTACCCGTTGATCCTTCGGCTGAGAACCCAGAAGGCAGCCCCCTGCTGGTATCTGCGGGCCGACTTGAGCGTTACAAGGGCCACCATCGCATCCTGCAGGCCTTCCCAGCCATACTTGCCGAGGCGCCCGATGCGCGGCTCGTTGTCGCGGGTAGTGGCCCTTATGAGCAGTCGCTCCGCGCGATGGCCCGTCGACTCGCAATCAGCGATCGAGTCTCGTTCTGCACTTTTGGTCCGGAACGCCGAGCCGCGCTAGGCAAACTCGTCGCGGATGCGGATGTCTTTTGCCTGCTCAGCGAGTATGAATCCCAAGGGATCGCCGTGATGGAAGCCCTCGGGGCGGGCACCAAGGCCTTAGTAGCAGACACCTCAGCGCTTTCTGACCTTGGCCGTCAAGGACTAGCCACCACGATTCCTCTTGAGGCTTCGCCGCAGCAAATCGCGGCCACTGCGCTCGCAATCGCAGCTGCACCTCGGACTTCGCCGCCGGCTATTCGCAGCTGGGACGACTGCGCCGACCAGCTACTACGACTTTACCGCGAGGTAATCGCTTGA
- a CDS encoding glycosyltransferase family 2 protein produces the protein MAVSAAALHADVVICTYTLARWDLLARSVESVLAQHVLPRQLIIVVDHNDELLARCRQEWGAGRADSPVEIVIAPSQFAGRQGSSRNTALLLARADIVSFLDDDAQAAPDWLERLLAVYASHPEAVAVGGAPWPDYSAPRPSWFPPDFDWVFGCRYDALPDRLAPARHLIGTSMSARREEMLAVGGFHADDYDDMDLSHRIAHQYGPLAVLYEPRAKVSHRVPSERMTWSYFWRRCYFVNRNKIGALADMGEGGNIGAELRFGARVLLALIPALLATVTGRPERLLQALAALTGLALAGSGFIVGTLQLARGRRPEVLTTGLSAAQVCQARAAVPVVDEA, from the coding sequence GTGGCTGTGAGCGCGGCCGCGTTGCACGCGGATGTTGTCATCTGCACCTACACCCTAGCAAGGTGGGACCTGCTCGCACGGTCGGTCGAGTCCGTTCTCGCCCAGCACGTCCTCCCACGGCAGCTCATAATCGTCGTGGACCATAACGATGAATTGCTCGCCCGGTGCCGACAGGAATGGGGCGCTGGTCGTGCCGACTCACCCGTCGAAATCGTCATCGCTCCGAGCCAGTTCGCGGGCAGGCAGGGTTCGTCACGCAACACCGCGCTGCTGCTCGCGCGTGCTGACATTGTCTCCTTCCTCGACGACGATGCCCAGGCGGCACCGGACTGGCTTGAGCGACTCCTTGCCGTGTACGCCTCCCACCCGGAAGCCGTCGCGGTTGGGGGTGCGCCCTGGCCGGACTACAGCGCGCCCCGGCCATCCTGGTTCCCACCCGATTTCGACTGGGTATTCGGCTGCCGCTACGACGCCCTCCCTGACCGGCTCGCACCGGCGCGCCATCTGATCGGAACGAGCATGAGTGCGCGTCGCGAAGAAATGCTCGCGGTCGGGGGGTTCCACGCCGACGACTACGACGACATGGACCTCTCGCACCGTATCGCGCATCAGTACGGGCCACTCGCCGTCCTCTACGAGCCGCGCGCGAAGGTCAGCCATCGCGTGCCTTCCGAGAGAATGACATGGTCGTACTTTTGGCGGCGCTGCTACTTCGTGAACCGCAATAAGATTGGCGCCTTGGCCGATATGGGTGAGGGGGGAAACATCGGCGCTGAACTCCGCTTCGGCGCACGAGTCCTGCTCGCGCTAATTCCGGCGCTGCTCGCCACAGTGACCGGCCGGCCTGAGCGATTGCTACAGGCTCTCGCCGCATTGACAGGCCTCGCGTTGGCCGGGAGCGGATTCATCGTTGGCACGCTGCAGCTTGCGCGTGGTCGTCGACCGGAGGTTCTGACAACCGGCCTCAGCGCGGCTCAGGTGTGCCAAGCCCGCGCCGCCGTCCCGGTGGTCGACGAAGCATAA